GGCGCTTCCGGATGTGCTTGGCGATGCCCGCCTTCATGTCTTCGACCGAGGCCTGCGCGGGGGGTCCGCCGGGGAACAGGGCCTTGTGAATGTCGTCGGAGGAATACCGCCCTGCGTGGCGAACCACGACTCGCCCCTCTTCTTCGACCCATTCGATCACCGAGCCCGGGCCGACGCCCAGCTTGCGCCGGACCTCGGCGGGAACAGAAATCTGTCCCTGCCGGGTGAGCTTGGAGTGTGCGATGGCCATGGGGTAAATTACCACGGTAATGTACGCGAGCGCAATCGATTTGCGACACCCGGAGTCCCGGTGAAGTCGACCAACCCCGGCGTCCCCGGGCCATGCACGGCCTGGCAACGGCCTCGAAGGGCTGGCGCTTCGGGTCGGCGGCGTTGCACATGAAAGAGTTGGCGTGTAATATTGCAGATGAAAGGACGCCCGATGCCCGCTTCCCCCTCTCCCGTACGTCGTACCCGCCCCCGCCGCGAGCCCGCCGCGGATGCCGTGCTCACGAAGGCGGTCCTGCGTGCCGGCGGGCTCCTCGCCCTGACCAACGCGGTTCTGGCGCGCACCCTGGGCGTGAGC
The sequence above is a segment of the Betaproteobacteria bacterium genome. Coding sequences within it:
- a CDS encoding AbrB/MazE/SpoVT family DNA-binding domain-containing protein, giving the protein MAIAHSKLTRQGQISVPAEVRRKLGVGPGSVIEWVEEEGRVVVRHAGRYSSDDIHKALFPGGPPAQASVEDMKAGIAKHIRKRHARGRY